The following coding sequences lie in one Rutidosis leptorrhynchoides isolate AG116_Rl617_1_P2 chromosome 4, CSIRO_AGI_Rlap_v1, whole genome shotgun sequence genomic window:
- the LOC139842164 gene encoding uncharacterized protein has translation MLEAVASYDLWIWHAYFGPAGSNNDINVLNQSDLFKELLENRAPPCNYTVNGKHFTKGYYLADGIYPDWATLVKSFKSTVVPKTKKFKRYQESARKDIKRAFSVLQGHFAIIKSPARQFYIEKIQCIMYTSVILHNMITEDNGRAFCGFEEDYQPVRHSLSISERFDTHLRMDKELRDSTIHHFLRDNLIEHIWSLPPNARIRHNPQAGPSAILEHVNDNDESGPSGTNNQDEEEDEEENEDDE, from the coding sequence ATGTTGGAAGCGGTCGCCTCGTATGATTTGTGGATTTGGCATGCTTACTTTGGACCAGCTGGttcaaataatgatattaatgtgtTAAATCAATCCGATTTATTTAAAGAGTTACTTGAAAATAGAGCTCCACCGTGTAACTATACGGTGAATGGGAAACATTTTACAAAAGGGTATTATTTAGCGGACGGAATTTATCCTGATTGGGCGACCCTTGTGAAATCGTTCAAAAGTACGGTTGTaccaaaaacaaaaaaattcaaaaGGTACCAAGAGTCAGCAAGAAAGGATATCAAACGAGCTTTCAGTGTTCTTCAAGGTCATTTTGCAATCATTAAAAGTCCTGCAAGACAATTCTATATCGAGAAGATACAGTGCATTATGTATACGTCCGTGATTTTACACAACATGATAACTGAAGATAATGGTCGAGCTTTTTGTGGGTTTGAGGAGGATTATCAACCGGTTCGTCATTCATTATCAATAAGTGAAAGGTTTGATACGCATTTGCGAATGGATAAAGAACTACGAGATTCTACCATTCATCATTTCCTCCGAGACAACCTTATCGAACACATTTGGAGTTTACCACCAAATGCACGTATTAGACATAACCCACAAGCAGGGCCTTCGGCAATTCTCGAGCATGTCAATGACAATGATGAATCAGGACCTTCGGGAACTAATAACCAAGACGAAGAGGAGGACGAAGAAGAAAACGAAGACGATGAGTAG